One Gemmatimonadaceae bacterium genomic region harbors:
- a CDS encoding ABC transporter ATP-binding protein yields the protein MSVLVGEGIVKSYRGGDGGILHILNGVHLAVKRGEMIAIVGTSGAGKSTLLHVLGALDRPTKGRVVVDGESLDGRSDEELATIRNHKVGFVFQFHHLLREFTALENVMMPARIAGRDVRTARSRAEELLSRVGLSGRMHHRPSELSGGEQQRTAVARSLAMDPVLLLADEPSGNLDHGSAERLHDLLAELGRDLEIGMVVVTHNRSLATRADRVLLLEDGVLAETDVRGVVA from the coding sequence ATGTCCGTGCTAGTTGGCGAGGGAATCGTCAAGTCGTACCGCGGGGGCGATGGCGGAATCCTGCACATCCTCAACGGGGTTCATCTGGCCGTGAAGCGCGGTGAGATGATTGCCATCGTGGGGACGTCGGGGGCAGGGAAGAGCACGCTCCTGCATGTCCTGGGGGCGCTGGACCGGCCCACCAAGGGGCGAGTCGTCGTGGACGGCGAATCGCTCGACGGTCGCTCGGACGAGGAGCTGGCGACCATTCGCAACCACAAGGTGGGGTTCGTCTTCCAGTTCCATCACCTGCTGCGGGAGTTCACAGCGCTGGAGAACGTGATGATGCCCGCCCGCATCGCGGGACGGGACGTGCGGACGGCGAGGAGCCGCGCCGAGGAGCTGCTGTCGCGCGTCGGGCTGAGCGGTCGCATGCACCATCGTCCCTCGGAGTTGTCGGGGGGCGAGCAACAGCGGACGGCGGTGGCGCGGTCGCTGGCGATGGATCCGGTCCTCCTGCTGGCGGATGAGCCCTCGGGGAACCTGGATCATGGGAGCGCCGAGCGGCTGCACGACCTCTTGGCGGAGCTGGGGCGCGACCTGGAGATTGGGATGGTGGTGGTCACGCACAACCGGTCGCTGGCGACGCGCGCCGACCGCGTGCTCCTGTTGGAGGATGGGGTGCTGGCCGAAACTGACGTGAGAGGAGTGGTTGCTTGA
- a CDS encoding UvrB/UvrC motif-containing protein, whose amino-acid sequence MMLCDECRERDASVHLTQAAGGEVTQRHLCAKCAAEQGIESTVTTSPKHVIGEFLQAVQQQASAAQADAVRCTYCAMTLRDFRATGRLGCSRCYATFEQSLRELLRRVQGSATHVGRRYVPPAVDVLEKATTIGELRDRLRRAIEHEEFEVAATLRDQIRDAE is encoded by the coding sequence TTGATGCTCTGCGACGAGTGCCGCGAGCGCGATGCGAGCGTTCACCTGACCCAGGCTGCCGGGGGGGAGGTGACGCAACGTCATTTGTGCGCGAAGTGCGCGGCCGAGCAGGGGATCGAGTCGACCGTCACGACGTCACCCAAGCACGTCATCGGAGAGTTCTTGCAGGCGGTGCAGCAGCAGGCGAGCGCGGCCCAGGCCGACGCGGTGCGATGCACGTATTGCGCGATGACCCTGCGCGACTTCCGCGCGACGGGGCGCCTCGGCTGTTCTCGCTGCTACGCCACGTTTGAGCAGAGCTTGCGCGAGCTGCTCCGCCGGGTGCAAGGGAGCGCGACGCACGTGGGGCGGCGCTATGTCCCGCCGGCGGTCGACGTGCTGGAGAAGGCGACGACGATCGGTGAACTGCGCGACCGCCTGCGGCGCGCCATCGAGCACGAGGAGTTCGAGGTGGCGGCGACGCTGCGCGACCAGATCCGGGATGCCGAGTGA
- a CDS encoding protein arginine kinase, translating to MLDLALLPDGGMGWLDGSGEHADVVLSTRIRLARNVEGYAFTGRAREGERLRVLQQVRDAMPHVPALKGGVVLRVDEMAPNDRQLLHERHLVSKELAGLESAQPLRGGSAVVLGEGVGVMVNEEDHLRLQALRSGLEVARTLSVIERLDRELGARLPYAYHDDFGFLTACPTNTGTGMRASVLIHLPGLVLTKEIAKVLAGLQTMGLTYRGLYGEGSEVVGNFFQISNQTTLGRTEEELADHLVRVVRHVIQREHEARRVLWRDAGYIIEDKLWRAYGTLRFARSLTFDEAMNYLSGVRLAVGLKLINGLSVYTLNKLLIFCQSAHLAYAEGRALTESEANVARARYVRQALEAEADPVA from the coding sequence ATGCTGGACCTCGCACTGTTGCCGGATGGCGGGATGGGGTGGCTGGACGGATCGGGCGAGCACGCCGACGTCGTCCTGTCGACCCGCATTCGCCTGGCGCGCAACGTGGAGGGCTATGCCTTCACGGGGCGCGCGCGCGAGGGGGAGCGGCTGCGCGTGCTGCAGCAGGTGCGTGACGCCATGCCGCACGTGCCGGCGCTCAAGGGGGGCGTGGTGCTACGGGTGGATGAGATGGCGCCTAACGATCGCCAGTTGCTGCACGAGCGCCACCTGGTGAGCAAGGAACTGGCGGGGCTGGAGAGTGCGCAGCCGTTGCGCGGGGGCTCGGCGGTGGTGCTGGGCGAGGGGGTGGGCGTGATGGTGAACGAGGAGGATCACTTGCGTCTCCAGGCGTTGCGCAGCGGGTTGGAGGTAGCCAGGACGCTCTCGGTCATCGAGCGCCTGGACCGCGAACTCGGGGCCCGGCTTCCGTACGCGTACCACGACGACTTCGGCTTCCTGACCGCGTGCCCGACCAACACGGGAACCGGAATGCGCGCCTCCGTGCTCATTCACTTGCCGGGGCTCGTCTTGACCAAGGAGATCGCCAAGGTTCTGGCCGGGCTGCAGACGATGGGGTTGACCTATCGTGGGCTGTACGGCGAGGGGAGCGAGGTGGTCGGCAACTTCTTCCAGATTTCGAACCAGACGACACTGGGCCGGACGGAGGAGGAACTGGCCGATCACCTGGTGCGGGTGGTGCGGCACGTGATCCAGCGCGAGCACGAGGCACGGCGCGTGCTGTGGCGGGATGCGGGGTATATTATTGAGGACAAGCTGTGGCGGGCCTACGGGACGCTTCGCTTCGCGCGGAGCCTCACGTTCGACGAGGCGATGAATTACCTCAGCGGCGTGCGGCTGGCGGTGGGGCTGAAACTGATCAATGGGCTCAGTGTATACACGCTCAACAAGCTCCTGATTTTCTGCCAGAGTGCGCACCTGGCATATGCGGAAGGGCGCGCGCTGACCGAGAGCGAAGCCAATGTGGCGCGAGCGCGCTACGTGCGGCAGGCGCTCGAAGCCGAGGCGGACCCGGTTGCCTAA
- a CDS encoding ATP-dependent Clp protease ATP-binding subunit: protein MNGYNFTERVRKVLQMAREEAQRLHHEYVGTEHILLGLIREGEGVAAAVLQNLNVDLDEIQQKIEETVKKGKAAQTTGPDLPYTSRAKKVLELAMSEARELNHSYVGTEHLLLGLLREEKGIAAQVLTDAGVNLDAARAETLRLLGTEMPQPGGGKEPQPGNTPPAAAPPKGEKKSKTPALDHFCRDLTQLASEQQLDPTIGRAKEIERVMEILTRRKKNNPVLIGEPGVGKTAIVEGLAQLIATGECPDALRDHRVLSLDMAAVIAGTKYRGQFEERLKAVMNEIAQNKNVILFIDELHTLVGAGAAEGAIDASNMLKPALARGELQCVGASTLNEYRKYIEKDGALERRFQTVVVDPPSIEETVQILQGLKKKYEDHHRVIIPDDTLVSAAKLSERYITDRFLPDKAIDVIDEAGARARLAAQVPPPEVAKLKEELERVNTEKETSVRDQNFERAASLRDTERELQGEIRKKQDEWEKRRQSHRPVLGEEEVAFIVSRWTGIPVTRLQEAESSRLLRMEEELHESVVAQEEAIKAIARSIRRSRAGLKDPKRPIGSFIFCGPTGVGKTELARSLAKFLFADASALIRVDMSEYMEKFSVSRLIGAPPGYVGYEDSGTLTKAIRRKPYSVVLLDEIEKAHPDVFNILLQVLDEGHLTDNYGRVIDFKNTVVIMTSNVGAKDVAKNKSLGFTAPDFKASFERMSEKVKEELQHTFNPEFLNRLDDVIVFHPLQKEHIAQIVGIMLRDVQKRMSEGELSIKLSDAASDFLARNGYDEQYGARPLKRAIQRYIEDPLSEKILLGEFAKGDEIEVDLAEDGQKLAFKVLSNPASKA, encoded by the coding sequence ATGAACGGCTATAACTTCACCGAGCGAGTGCGCAAGGTCCTCCAGATGGCGCGGGAGGAGGCGCAGCGCCTGCACCACGAGTACGTGGGAACGGAGCACATCCTGCTCGGGCTCATTCGCGAAGGCGAGGGAGTCGCGGCGGCCGTCCTGCAGAACCTCAACGTCGACCTCGACGAGATCCAGCAGAAGATCGAGGAGACGGTCAAGAAGGGAAAGGCGGCGCAGACGACCGGGCCTGACCTCCCGTACACTTCGCGCGCCAAGAAGGTGCTGGAACTGGCCATGAGCGAGGCGCGCGAACTCAATCACTCGTACGTCGGGACCGAGCATCTGCTGCTGGGGCTTCTGCGCGAGGAGAAGGGGATCGCCGCGCAGGTGCTCACCGACGCCGGCGTGAACCTCGATGCCGCGCGCGCCGAGACGTTGCGCCTGCTCGGCACCGAGATGCCGCAGCCGGGCGGGGGGAAGGAGCCGCAGCCCGGCAACACGCCGCCAGCTGCAGCGCCGCCCAAGGGCGAGAAGAAGTCCAAGACGCCGGCGCTCGACCACTTTTGCCGTGACCTCACGCAGTTGGCGTCGGAGCAGCAGCTCGATCCCACCATCGGGCGCGCCAAGGAAATCGAGCGCGTGATGGAGATCCTCACGCGCCGCAAGAAGAACAACCCGGTCCTCATCGGCGAGCCGGGCGTTGGCAAGACGGCGATCGTCGAGGGGCTCGCGCAGCTCATCGCGACGGGCGAGTGTCCGGACGCGCTGCGTGACCATCGCGTCCTGTCGCTCGACATGGCGGCGGTGATCGCGGGGACGAAGTATCGCGGCCAGTTCGAGGAACGCCTCAAGGCCGTCATGAACGAGATCGCCCAGAACAAGAACGTGATCCTGTTCATCGACGAGCTGCACACGCTGGTTGGGGCGGGCGCCGCCGAAGGGGCCATCGATGCCTCCAACATGCTCAAGCCGGCACTTGCGCGCGGCGAGCTGCAATGCGTGGGCGCGTCCACGCTCAACGAGTACCGCAAGTACATCGAGAAGGACGGCGCCCTCGAGCGTCGCTTCCAGACCGTGGTGGTCGACCCGCCCTCCATCGAGGAGACGGTGCAGATCCTCCAGGGGCTGAAGAAGAAGTACGAGGACCACCACCGCGTGATCATCCCCGACGACACGCTCGTGTCGGCGGCCAAGCTCTCCGAGCGCTACATCACCGACCGCTTCCTCCCCGACAAGGCGATCGACGTGATCGACGAGGCGGGGGCGCGTGCGCGGCTGGCGGCGCAGGTTCCACCGCCGGAGGTGGCGAAGCTCAAGGAAGAGCTCGAGCGCGTGAACACGGAAAAGGAGACCTCGGTCCGCGACCAGAACTTCGAGCGGGCGGCATCGCTCCGTGACACGGAGCGCGAACTGCAGGGCGAGATCCGCAAGAAGCAGGACGAGTGGGAGAAGCGGCGCCAGTCGCACCGCCCGGTGCTGGGTGAGGAGGAAGTCGCCTTCATCGTCAGCCGCTGGACGGGGATCCCGGTCACGCGCCTGCAGGAGGCGGAGTCGTCGCGCCTGCTACGCATGGAGGAGGAGCTGCACGAATCGGTCGTGGCGCAGGAGGAGGCGATCAAGGCGATCGCCCGCTCCATTCGCCGCAGCCGGGCCGGGCTCAAGGATCCCAAGCGCCCGATCGGCTCGTTCATCTTCTGCGGCCCCACGGGGGTCGGGAAGACGGAGCTGGCGCGCTCGCTGGCCAAGTTCCTGTTCGCCGACGCCTCGGCGCTGATCCGGGTCGACATGAGCGAGTACATGGAGAAGTTCTCCGTGTCTCGCCTGATCGGTGCGCCTCCGGGCTACGTGGGCTATGAAGATTCCGGGACGCTGACCAAGGCCATCCGGCGGAAGCCGTACAGCGTGGTCCTGCTGGACGAGATCGAGAAGGCGCACCCCGACGTCTTCAACATCCTGCTCCAGGTACTCGACGAAGGACACCTGACCGACAACTACGGGCGCGTGATCGACTTCAAGAACACCGTCGTGATCATGACCTCGAACGTCGGCGCCAAGGACGTGGCCAAGAACAAGTCGCTGGGCTTCACCGCTCCCGACTTCAAGGCCTCGTTCGAGCGGATGTCGGAGAAGGTGAAGGAGGAGCTGCAGCACACGTTCAACCCCGAGTTCCTCAACCGGCTGGACGACGTGATCGTCTTCCATCCGCTCCAGAAGGAGCACATCGCCCAGATCGTGGGGATCATGCTCCGGGACGTGCAGAAGCGGATGTCGGAGGGCGAGCTGTCGATCAAGCTCAGCGACGCCGCCTCGGACTTCCTGGCGCGAAACGGGTACGACGAGCAGTACGGGGCGCGTCCGCTCAAGCGGGCAATCCAGCGCTACATCGAGGACCCGCTGTCGGAGAAGATCCTCCTGGGCGAGTTCGCCAAGGGGGACGAGATCGAGGTCGACCTTGCCGAGGACGGCCAGAAGCTGGCCTTCAAAGTCCTGAGCAACCCCGCCTCGAAGGCCTGA
- the bamA gene encoding outer membrane protein assembly factor BamA: MSRKLFALLALGLIAPFVRVASAQDAATQGRCTTPDSITVRGNKRVTTNDVITETGLLAGTQLNYKAVQRAIKALYQSGQYERVAITCDLDDGRNFATLAIEVKERPLLAETDVQGVQQLSGRSVRDKIDLGYNKPLDPSAVALAVHRIDSLYEKSGYYLAKVTVDSQLVGDEGVRLFFKIDEGRRLAVSGVRVAGSHSLKPSEVVGAMKTRPEGFFFWKKGEFNEDNYAGDLAERIPALYARRGFIDFRVAKDTLIIDRQRGKALVDLAVEEGARYKVGDFEVTGNKHFSSEDLARFYPFGEQSRPVMARVTDFLKRRSPTPKGIFDQAAWDDARQKISTAYATEGYIYANVRPVVERRVMPDSSRYVDLRWEVDERTPAIINRIEIFGNDYTQETCIRDQLVILPGQVFNQEALIRSWQSLGNLGFFETPIPPPDTRTANEGGDVDVVFRVKEKRTGNVNFGASMGQGTGVGGFIGLDQPNLFGQCKRGSVQWQFGRYINDFNLSYSDPRVKQSLVSGTVSVYRSLQRYYIADLGRSLRTGAQLQFGVPLPHSPYTRVFLSYGAENVKFGTQGLLGDFRTDYGSKSFRSTLGASLTRDTRIDLPFPTAGAQYNVSANFNGGILGGTSSFQRYTADASAFAPLWQLGGGKPGSQPIKFVAGLTARSGAVFGNTGPFFFSQEFALGGVQYGERLRGYEEFSISPSGYVTGTSTFNAQRGSFGKAFFSTTAEVGMRVNQALYLAVFHDAGNVWAHPRDFDPTRLFRGAGISASTVTPMGPLGLDYAYGFDRLDASGNKKPKWQLHFRLGQMFQ, from the coding sequence ATGTCACGGAAGCTGTTTGCGCTCCTCGCGCTCGGCCTGATCGCCCCGTTCGTGCGGGTGGCGTCGGCCCAGGATGCTGCCACACAGGGTCGATGCACCACCCCGGATTCCATCACGGTTCGGGGGAACAAGCGCGTGACGACAAACGACGTCATTACCGAGACCGGCTTGCTGGCGGGAACCCAGCTGAACTACAAGGCCGTGCAGCGTGCCATCAAGGCGCTCTACCAATCCGGGCAGTATGAACGCGTGGCGATCACCTGCGACCTCGACGATGGGCGCAACTTCGCCACGCTGGCCATCGAGGTGAAGGAGCGTCCGCTCCTCGCGGAGACCGACGTTCAGGGCGTGCAACAGCTTTCAGGGCGCAGCGTGCGCGACAAGATCGACCTCGGCTACAACAAGCCGCTCGATCCGTCGGCGGTGGCGCTGGCTGTGCATCGCATCGACTCGCTGTACGAGAAGAGCGGTTATTACCTGGCCAAGGTCACGGTCGACAGCCAACTGGTAGGTGACGAGGGAGTGCGCCTCTTCTTCAAGATCGATGAAGGGCGACGGTTGGCGGTCTCCGGCGTCCGCGTGGCGGGGAGCCACAGCCTCAAGCCGAGTGAAGTGGTAGGCGCGATGAAGACGCGCCCCGAGGGTTTCTTCTTCTGGAAGAAGGGCGAGTTCAACGAGGACAACTACGCGGGCGACCTCGCAGAGCGGATCCCGGCGTTGTACGCCAGGCGCGGCTTCATCGATTTTCGCGTGGCGAAGGACACGCTCATCATCGATCGCCAGCGCGGCAAGGCGCTGGTGGACCTCGCCGTGGAGGAAGGGGCGCGATACAAGGTGGGCGACTTCGAGGTGACGGGGAACAAGCACTTCTCGAGCGAGGACCTGGCGCGCTTCTACCCGTTTGGTGAGCAGTCGCGCCCCGTCATGGCGCGCGTGACCGACTTCCTCAAGCGTCGTTCACCGACGCCCAAGGGGATCTTCGACCAGGCGGCGTGGGACGATGCGCGCCAGAAAATCTCGACGGCGTACGCGACCGAGGGGTACATCTACGCCAACGTGCGCCCCGTGGTGGAGCGCCGCGTGATGCCCGACTCGTCACGCTACGTGGACCTGCGCTGGGAAGTGGACGAGCGCACGCCGGCGATCATCAATCGCATCGAGATCTTCGGCAACGACTACACACAGGAAACGTGCATTCGCGACCAGTTGGTGATCCTCCCGGGGCAGGTGTTCAACCAGGAGGCGCTGATTCGTTCGTGGCAGAGCCTGGGGAACCTCGGCTTCTTCGAGACGCCCATCCCGCCGCCTGACACGCGCACCGCCAACGAGGGGGGCGACGTCGATGTGGTCTTCCGGGTGAAGGAGAAGCGCACCGGCAACGTGAACTTTGGCGCGTCGATGGGGCAGGGGACGGGGGTGGGCGGCTTCATCGGGCTCGACCAGCCCAACCTGTTCGGGCAGTGCAAGCGCGGCTCGGTGCAGTGGCAGTTCGGGCGGTACATCAACGACTTCAACCTGTCGTACTCCGACCCGCGCGTGAAGCAGTCGCTGGTGTCGGGGACGGTCTCGGTCTACCGCTCGCTGCAGCGGTACTACATTGCCGACCTCGGGAGATCGCTGCGCACGGGGGCACAGCTGCAATTCGGCGTGCCGCTGCCGCACTCGCCGTACACGCGCGTCTTCCTCTCGTATGGCGCGGAGAACGTGAAGTTCGGGACGCAGGGGCTGCTGGGCGACTTCCGGACGGATTATGGCAGCAAGTCATTCCGTTCGACGCTTGGCGCCTCGCTCACGCGCGACACGCGCATCGACCTGCCGTTCCCGACGGCCGGGGCGCAGTACAACGTCTCGGCCAACTTCAACGGGGGGATCCTCGGGGGGACGTCGTCGTTCCAGCGCTACACCGCCGACGCGAGCGCCTTTGCCCCGTTGTGGCAGTTGGGGGGCGGGAAGCCGGGATCGCAGCCCATCAAGTTCGTGGCGGGGCTCACCGCGCGCAGCGGGGCCGTGTTTGGCAACACCGGGCCGTTCTTCTTCTCGCAGGAATTCGCGTTAGGCGGCGTGCAGTACGGCGAGCGCCTGCGCGGCTACGAGGAGTTCTCGATCTCGCCCAGCGGCTACGTGACGGGGACCAGCACGTTCAATGCGCAGCGTGGGTCGTTCGGCAAGGCGTTCTTCAGCACGACCGCCGAAGTGGGGATGCGCGTGAACCAGGCGTTGTACCTGGCGGTGTTCCACGACGCTGGCAACGTGTGGGCGCACCCGCGCGACTTCGATCCGACACGGCTGTTCCGCGGCGCGGGCATCAGCGCGTCGACCGTGACACCCATGGGCCCCCTCGGGCTCGACTATGCGTACGGCTTCGATCGCCTCGATGCGTCGGGGAACAAGAAGCCGAAGTGGCAGCTCCACTTCCGATTGGGGCAGATGTTCCAGTAG
- a CDS encoding OmpH family outer membrane protein, whose translation MFQFRVRAFLTVLALLTIGAGAASAQSSGLKFAYIDSRVVLDKAPGRAAAESTFQKEYDAAQVKIKKMQDTLEAMASAYQKAAPTLTAVTRELREKEIRDKQQSFENAARLLDVQMQQRQNELVQPMMAQIREVLDALRKEDGYSFIFDIGAQSSVIVAADSSLNVTDRVISRLKPIPVTAAKPDTSKASALKAQPAGVVPKKPDTF comes from the coding sequence ATGTTCCAGTTTCGCGTTCGCGCCTTCCTCACCGTCCTCGCGCTCCTGACCATTGGAGCCGGCGCGGCCTCGGCCCAGTCGAGCGGGCTGAAGTTCGCGTACATCGATTCGCGCGTGGTGCTCGACAAGGCGCCGGGGCGCGCGGCCGCCGAGAGCACGTTCCAGAAGGAGTACGACGCCGCGCAGGTGAAGATCAAGAAGATGCAGGACACGCTGGAGGCGATGGCGTCGGCCTACCAGAAGGCGGCGCCGACGCTGACCGCGGTGACGCGCGAATTGCGCGAGAAGGAGATCCGCGACAAGCAGCAGTCGTTCGAGAATGCCGCGCGCCTGCTCGACGTGCAGATGCAACAGCGCCAGAACGAGCTGGTGCAGCCGATGATGGCGCAGATTCGCGAAGTGCTCGACGCGCTACGCAAGGAAGATGGCTACTCCTTCATCTTCGACATCGGCGCGCAGTCGAGCGTGATCGTGGCGGCCGACTCGTCGCTGAACGTGACCGATCGCGTCATCTCGCGGCTCAAGCCGATCCCGGTGACGGCGGCCAAGCCCGACACGTCCAAGGCGTCGGCGCTCAAGGCGCAGCCGGCGGGCGTGGTGCCGAAGAAGCCGGACACCTTCTAG
- the lpxD gene encoding UDP-3-O-(3-hydroxymyristoyl)glucosamine N-acyltransferase gives MTHVMLTAREIAALVGGELQGDADALVHAVAPLDRAAAGHLTFLGVARYAPMLASCEASVVLLSPDLAETSGRVAARIVVAHPQEALLRVLPRLFSPPPREAGVDPTARIARGATIGDDVTIGPYVVIGAGARVGDRVQLEAHVVVGDGVVVGDDTHLYPQVTAYPGTVIGKRVVAHAGARLGNDGFGYVWAQGAHQKIPHVGRCLIEDDVEIGANTTIDRGSIDDTVIGAGTKIDNLVMIAHNVRIGRLCLIVAQTGISGSTRVGDGCVIGGQVGIAGHHEIGAGARLGAQAGVFGDVPAGETWSGYPARPHREALRAQAATFRLAGMIRRLEALIAEHDRESKGSS, from the coding sequence ATGACGCACGTCATGCTCACGGCACGCGAGATCGCCGCGCTCGTCGGGGGGGAGCTGCAGGGTGACGCCGATGCGTTGGTGCACGCCGTGGCGCCGCTCGACCGTGCGGCTGCCGGCCACCTGACCTTCCTGGGCGTGGCTCGTTATGCGCCCATGCTCGCCAGCTGCGAGGCGAGCGTCGTCCTCCTGTCACCGGACCTTGCGGAGACGTCGGGGCGCGTGGCGGCGCGCATCGTGGTGGCGCACCCGCAGGAGGCGCTGCTGCGCGTGCTGCCGCGGCTCTTCTCGCCGCCCCCCCGCGAGGCCGGCGTGGACCCGACGGCACGCATCGCACGCGGGGCCACGATTGGTGACGACGTCACGATCGGCCCCTATGTCGTGATTGGTGCGGGGGCGCGCGTCGGGGATCGCGTGCAGCTGGAGGCGCACGTCGTGGTTGGGGACGGCGTGGTGGTGGGCGACGACACGCACCTGTATCCGCAGGTGACCGCGTATCCCGGCACCGTGATCGGAAAGCGCGTGGTCGCGCACGCCGGAGCGCGACTGGGGAACGACGGCTTCGGCTACGTATGGGCGCAGGGGGCGCACCAGAAGATTCCCCACGTCGGGCGCTGCCTCATCGAGGACGATGTCGAGATCGGCGCCAACACCACGATCGACCGCGGGAGCATCGACGACACGGTCATCGGCGCCGGGACAAAGATCGACAACCTGGTGATGATCGCGCACAACGTGCGCATCGGTCGCCTGTGCCTCATCGTCGCGCAGACCGGAATTTCCGGGAGCACCCGTGTGGGTGACGGGTGCGTCATTGGCGGCCAGGTGGGGATTGCCGGTCATCACGAGATTGGCGCAGGTGCTCGTTTGGGTGCGCAGGCAGGAGTGTTCGGCGACGTGCCGGCGGGGGAGACGTGGTCGGGGTACCCGGCGCGCCCGCACCGCGAGGCGCTGCGCGCGCAGGCGGCAACGTTTCGGCTGGCGGGGATGATCCGGCGCCTGGAAGCGCTCATCGCCGAGCACGACCGCGAGTCCAAGGGCTCGTCGTGA
- a CDS encoding bifunctional UDP-3-O-[3-hydroxymyristoyl] N-acetylglucosamine deacetylase/3-hydroxyacyl-ACP dehydratase, producing MNAPRRQTIAEAVTLEGVGLHLGVPCRLTFRPAAPGSGVCFVRTDLPGGPTVRAHVSVAVETERRTQLGEGDGALHTVEHVLAAVAAHEIDDVTIEMDGPEPPIMDGSAGPFFRALERAGIAPHGGRVEVLRLSEPVRVELGDSWYVAYPAEALSLEVSIDFPHALVGHQEGRYEVTAACFARELADARTFGFAHEVEYLRGRGLIKGGSTQNAVVLGPEGVVENELRWADEFVRHKAMDCVGDLALAGKRVLARVVAHRPSHAGTVRLVRELTRKACKETQVIHIEEIMRLLPHRYPFLLVDRVIEYEEGKRVVGIKNVTINEPFFQGHFPGHPIMPGVLIIEAMAQVGGILLMGTVQNAEDKVVYFTSLDNVKWRKPVRPGDQLRFELEVVKIRGPVCQMRGVGKVDGSLVAEADMSAMLRDR from the coding sequence GTGAACGCCCCTCGACGGCAGACGATTGCGGAGGCGGTGACGCTCGAGGGGGTGGGGCTGCACCTGGGGGTTCCCTGCCGGCTCACCTTTCGCCCGGCGGCGCCGGGGAGCGGTGTCTGCTTTGTCCGGACCGACCTACCAGGAGGGCCGACGGTGCGGGCGCACGTGTCGGTCGCGGTGGAGACGGAGCGACGCACGCAGCTGGGCGAGGGGGATGGGGCGCTGCACACCGTGGAGCACGTTCTGGCGGCGGTGGCGGCGCACGAGATCGATGACGTGACGATCGAGATGGACGGTCCCGAGCCGCCGATCATGGACGGGAGCGCGGGGCCCTTCTTTCGTGCGCTGGAACGGGCGGGGATTGCGCCGCACGGCGGTCGCGTCGAGGTTCTGCGGTTGTCGGAACCGGTTCGAGTGGAGCTGGGAGATTCGTGGTATGTCGCCTACCCGGCGGAGGCGTTGTCGCTGGAGGTCTCGATCGACTTCCCGCACGCGCTCGTTGGGCACCAGGAAGGGCGCTACGAGGTGACGGCGGCGTGCTTTGCGCGCGAGCTGGCGGATGCGCGCACCTTTGGCTTCGCTCACGAGGTGGAGTACCTGCGCGGGCGCGGGCTGATCAAGGGTGGCTCCACGCAGAATGCCGTCGTCCTCGGCCCCGAGGGCGTGGTGGAGAACGAACTTCGGTGGGCCGACGAATTCGTGCGGCACAAGGCCATGGATTGCGTGGGTGACCTCGCGCTCGCGGGAAAACGCGTGCTGGCACGCGTGGTGGCCCACCGCCCCAGTCACGCCGGAACGGTGCGGCTGGTGCGCGAACTGACCAGGAAGGCGTGCAAGGAGACGCAGGTGATCCACATCGAAGAGATCATGCGACTGCTCCCCCATCGGTACCCGTTTCTCCTCGTGGATCGCGTGATCGAGTACGAGGAAGGGAAGCGTGTGGTGGGGATCAAGAACGTCACCATCAACGAGCCGTTCTTCCAGGGGCACTTCCCGGGGCATCCCATCATGCCCGGCGTGCTCATCATCGAGGCCATGGCGCAGGTGGGCGGGATCCTGCTCATGGGAACGGTGCAGAACGCCGAGGACAAGGTGGTCTACTTCACGTCGCTCGACAACGTGAAGTGGCGCAAGCCGGTGCGCCCTGGCGACCAGCTGCGCTTCGAACTCGAAGTGGTGAAGATTCGCGGCCCGGTGTGCCAGATGCGCGGCGTGGGAAAGGTGGACGGATCGCTCGTGGCGGAGGCGGACATGTCGGCGATGCTGAGGGACCGATGA